The Caldicellulosiruptor acetigenus DNA window CTTCTGCTGTTTTTGTTACAAATTATGAGATGACTCTTGGTGCTATTATTGCTATAAATGAAAAAGATATAAAAGTCCCTGATGAGCTGTCAGTTATAGGCTTTGATAATTTAGAAATGGCAAGGATAGTAAAGCCATCATTATCTCTTGTGGTCCAGCCAATGGAAGAGATAGGAGAGTCTGTTGCAAGATTGCTATTGAAGAGATTAAAAGGGGATAAAAGTGATTTTCCTTTGCAAAAAAAGTTGAATGCACAAGTTTTGATAAAGAATTCAATCAAAAAAATAGGCTAATAATTCTGTTCCTTTTGGATTTAATCAAATGAGGCTGGTTTTTTTAAAATCCTTTTTGGGTATTGACAGATATATTTGTTTAATGTTATTCTAATATAAAGCTAAACGTTTATCGTTTTGTATTTATTAAAAGTAAAACGTTTAGTTATTGATTATTCATTAAAAAAGGAAGTGAAAAGAAGTGGCTATTATCTCTTTGAAAGATGCTTTTGACTATGGTTTTGTAAAAACAGCAATTTGTTCTTTCAACTTTGTAAATGTCGAACAATTGTATGGAATTGTAGCTGCTGCTGATGAGCTTCAAACTCCTGTTGTTTTAATGATTTCTCAAAAAACTGCTTTAAAATATGGACTTGAGGTAATGTTCAACTTAGCAAAATCAAAAGCTGAAAAGCTGCATACTCCGTTTGTCATTCATTTAGACCATGCAAAGAATATTGAGCTTGTTGAAAAAGCAATTAATTTAGGTTTTTCTTCAGTAATGTTTGATGGTTCATCACTCTCTTTTGATGAAAATATTAAGAAAACTTACGAAGTTGTAAAAAAAGCTCACAGATATGGGATTACAGTTGAGGGCGAAATAAATGCTATATATGGGAAGGAAGAAGATGGCCCCACAAGTGCTATTGTATACACAAAAGTAGAGGATGCCAAGAAGTTTTCAGAAGAGACTGAGGTTGATTTTTTAGCGGTTAGTGTTGGGACAAAGCATGGACTTTATGAGGGAACGCCCTCCTTAAGGTATGATCTTATCAATGAAATTTCTAATTCAATTAAATCAAAACTTGTTATGCATGGTTGCAGCGGGCTTACAGCTGAACAGTTAAGGAAGTCTATTCAAAGTGGAATTAAAAAGTTGAATTTTGGCACAGAAGTAATGCTAACACAGATAAATGCAATAAAAAAATCATTAGAAAATTTATCTAAACCAGATATAAGGCCAATTATGGACAGTTCAATTGATGAGATAAAGGCATATGTAAAGAACACAATTAATAGTATTAGTATTTCACAATAAAATTTATGAAAAAGTCAACAAAAAGGAGCGAATGTTTTAAAAATGAAAGCGGCAGTTTTACACGCAAAAGGTGATATCAGATATGAAGAGGTTGAAGTTCCTAAAATAACTGAGGATGAGGTTCTTGTAAAAGTGAGGGCAAGTGGCATATGTGGGTCTGACATTCCAAGAGTATTGGGTGATGCGGCACATTTTTATCCTATCATATTAGGACATGAATTTTCTGGTGAAATTGTAGAGGTTGGCAAAAACGTTAAAAATCTTAAAATTGGCGACAGAGTGGTGGGTGCTCCGTTATTGCCATGTTTTAAGTGCAGTGATTGTCAAAAGGGTTGGTATTCGCAATGCAAAAACTACAGTTTTATTGGATCAAGAAGGCAAGGGAGTTTTGCCGAATACATAGCGATTCCTGCAAGAAATGCTATAAAATTTGATGAAAGTATCCCTTTTGAACAGGCTGTCTTTTTTGAACCATCAACTGTAGCTTTACATGGACTTAGGTGTGTTGATTTTAAAGGTGGCGAAGATGTTTTAGTTTTAGGTGCTGGAACAATTGGGATTTTTACGTTACAGTGGGCAAGAATAATGGGAGCAAGACGCATCTGTGTTGTTGATATCAAAGATGAAAGATTAAAACTTGCAGAAGAGTTTGGAGCAGATTTTGTGGTAAATGCAACTGAAGAAAAGTTTACAGAAAAGATAAGTGAACTCACAAAAGGCAGAGGTTTTGGATATGTATTTGAAACAGCAGGTAGTACTGAGACAATAAAATTCTCTTTCGAATTTGTTTCAAATAAAGGTTGTGTTTGTCTTATTGGTACACCTACAAAGGATGTTGTTTTCTCACCTCATCTATTTGAAAAAATTAATAGAAAAGAGTTTCATCTTACAGGTTCTTGGATGTCATATAGTGCCCCTTTTCCAGGCATTGAATGGGAGTTGACCTCACAGTATTTTTCAGATAAACGCTTGAAGTTCAGCAATAAGTTGATATACAAAACCTTTCATCTAAAAGATATCAAAGAAGCATTTGAGTTATTTAAAAGTCCGGAGAATGTGAAAGGCAAAGTAATTATTTTAAGTTAATATATT harbors:
- a CDS encoding class II fructose-bisphosphate aldolase, with the protein product MAIISLKDAFDYGFVKTAICSFNFVNVEQLYGIVAAADELQTPVVLMISQKTALKYGLEVMFNLAKSKAEKLHTPFVIHLDHAKNIELVEKAINLGFSSVMFDGSSLSFDENIKKTYEVVKKAHRYGITVEGEINAIYGKEEDGPTSAIVYTKVEDAKKFSEETEVDFLAVSVGTKHGLYEGTPSLRYDLINEISNSIKSKLVMHGCSGLTAEQLRKSIQSGIKKLNFGTEVMLTQINAIKKSLENLSKPDIRPIMDSSIDEIKAYVKNTINSISISQ
- a CDS encoding galactitol-1-phosphate 5-dehydrogenase, with product MKAAVLHAKGDIRYEEVEVPKITEDEVLVKVRASGICGSDIPRVLGDAAHFYPIILGHEFSGEIVEVGKNVKNLKIGDRVVGAPLLPCFKCSDCQKGWYSQCKNYSFIGSRRQGSFAEYIAIPARNAIKFDESIPFEQAVFFEPSTVALHGLRCVDFKGGEDVLVLGAGTIGIFTLQWARIMGARRICVVDIKDERLKLAEEFGADFVVNATEEKFTEKISELTKGRGFGYVFETAGSTETIKFSFEFVSNKGCVCLIGTPTKDVVFSPHLFEKINRKEFHLTGSWMSYSAPFPGIEWELTSQYFSDKRLKFSNKLIYKTFHLKDIKEAFELFKSPENVKGKVIILS